One segment of Anopheles stephensi strain Indian chromosome 3, UCI_ANSTEP_V1.0, whole genome shotgun sequence DNA contains the following:
- the LOC118511175 gene encoding tyrosine-protein phosphatase Lar isoform X2, which produces MGLWVVDSTAALLLALAATLFLLAEVPQIVVASHGNFSDFPFIYLTHPPEIIKKPVNQGVRVGGVATFFCAARGDPQPTVIWRKNSKKIMMTQSRYTVYDANGVSMLRIEPVRAGRDDAPYECVAENGVGDAVSAEATLTVYEGDKTPAGFPVIKQVPTIRVIETGHTAVMQCKATGSPPPKIYWIKDMKRVDMTNPRYSINSEGSLQIDNSEESDMGKYECVAENSVGTEHTKPTPLYVKVRRVPPTFSRPPEPVYEVMLGANLTLTCVAVGSPMPVVKWRKGVDQDLTPENDVPVGRNVLELTDIRVSTNYTCIAQSSLGVIEATSLVKVQSLPAAPTDVTISEVTATQVRLEWSYKGPEDLQYYVIQYKPKNANQAFSEISGIITMFYVVRTLSPYTEYEFYVIAVNNIGRGPPSLPATTITGETGSKMESAPRNIEVKPLSSSTMLITWEPPETPNGQVTGYKVYYTTNPNQPEASWDSQMETNDMTTISELTPHAIYTIRVQAFTSMGAGPLSNPVQVKAQQGVPSQPSNFRATDVGETAVTLQWSRPTHSGENIVHYELYWNDTYANEQHHQRIPNTETYTLSSLYPDTLYYFWLSARSQRGEGATTPPIPVRTKQYVPGAPPRNVTVEATSPTTINVSWLPPPVERSNGAIVYYKVFFVEVGRSDSEATVTTLNSTSIVLDELKRWTEYKIWVLAGTSVGDGPRSYPYTVRTHEDVPGDPQDVKASPVNSTTIYVTWKPPKEKNRNGIIRGYHIHVQEMKDEGKGLLNEPMKFDVVDGLEYNVTGLQPDTKYSVQVAALTRKGDGDRSAPISVKTPGGVPIRPTVTLKILERDPTVSIELEWERPRQTYGELRGYRVRWGVREQALNEEILQGTQLNVKRINDLERGVEYEFRVAGMNHIGIGQEAVKHLQTPEGSPTGPPTNIAVRFQTPDVVCITWDPPTREHRNGQITRYDVQFHKKIDHGLGTERNTTVRKAVFTNLDESTEYIVRVRAYTKQGAGPFSEKLVIATERDMGRAPFSVQAVATSEQTVEVWWEPVPSRGKLVGYKIFYTMTAVEDLDEWQTKVVGVTESADLINLEKFAQYAVAIAAMYKTGLGKLSEKATVKVKPEDVPLNLRAHDVSTHSMTLSWAPPIRLNPINYKISFDAVKEFVDSQGISQKQVLPRKEIVLKSHVKSHTISELSPFTTYFVNVSAIPTDYTYKPPAKITVTTQMAAPQPMVQPDFYGVVNGEEIQVILPQASEEYGPISHYYLIVVPEDKANLHKIPDQFLTEELLPSRPKLDRLNAPYIAAMFLQRNIPYTFHLGSGETNHNFTNKKLERGKRYRIFVRAVVDTPQKHLYTSSPFSEFLALDMKEAPTGEPPHRPNPNVPQDPEILIRGKNEEPGMLWVVGPIIAALVLSACFLVVYFVRRRRQPCKAPDQAAVTRPLMAADLGAGPAPTDPVDMRRINFQTPGMISHPPIPISELTNHVERLKANDNLKFSQEYESIEPGQQFTWDHSNMEVNKPKNRYANVTSYDHSRVILPPIEGVPGSDYINANYCDGYRKHNAYVATQGPLQETFGDFWRMCWELKSSTIVMMTRLEERSRIKCDMYWPARGTEVYGAMTVTITETQELATYSIRTFQIYRNGSNERREIKQLQFTAWPDHGVPDHPAPFLQFLRRTKSLTPSESGPIIVHCSAGVGRTGCYIVIDSMLERMKYEKTIDIYGHVTCLRAQRNYMVQTEDQYIFIHDALLEAVICGNTEVPARSLHNHIQKLMQTDAGESITGMEMEFKKLSNVKADSTRFVTANLPCNKHKNRLVHILPYESSRVCLTPIRGVEGSDYINASLVDGYRYRNAYIAAQGPLQETAEDFWRMLWEHNSTIVVMLTKLKEMGREKCFQYWPHERSVRYQCYVVDPIAEYNMPQYKLREFKVTDARDGSSRTVRQFQFIDWPEQGVPKSGEGFIDFIGQVHKTKEQFGQDGPITVHCSAGVGRTGVFITLSIVLERMQYEGVLDVFQTVRILRSQRPAMVQTEDQYQFCYRAALEYLGSFDHYAT; this is translated from the exons GAAGCCTACAAATTGACAACAGCGAAGAGAGCGACATGGGCAAGTACGAGTGTGTGGCGGAAAACTCGGTTGGCACCGAGCACACGAAACCGACGCCACTGTACGTGAAAGTGCGACGTGTTCCGCCAACCTTTTCACGCCCACCGGAGCCCGTGTACGAAGTAATGCTGGGGGCCAATCTGACACTCACCTGCGTAGCCGTCGGTTCGCCGATGCCGGTCGTCAAGTGGCGCAAGGGCGTTGATCAGGATTTAACGCCAGAAAACGATGTCCCCGTGGGGCGGAACGTGCTCGAGCTGACTGACATACGAGTCAGTACTAATTACACCTGCATCGCTCAATCGTCCCTCGGTGTCATCGAAGCTACCTCGCTGGTCAAAGTTCAGT CGTTACCGGCTGCGCCTACGGATGTGACAATATCGGAGGTAACTGCTACGCAGGTGCGGCTCGAGTGGTCTTACAAGGGCCCGGAAGATCTGCAGTATTACGTTATACAGTACAAGCCAAAGAACGCAAATCAG GCGTTCAGTGAGATTAGTGGCATTATTACGATGTTCTACGTGGTACGCACGCTAAGCCCGTACACCGAGTATGAGTTCTACGTTATTGCGGTGAACAATATCGGCCGAGGACCACCGTCATTACCGGCCACTACGATCACCGGGGAGACAG GTTCCA AAATGGAAAGTGCTCCGAGAAACATCGAAGTGAAGCCGTTAAGCTCGTCGACAATGCTTATTACGTGGGAACCACCTGAGACTCCTAATGGACAAGTAACC GGCTACAAAGTGTATTATACAACAAACCCCAACCAGCCCGAAGCATCGTGGGACTCGCAGATGGAAACCAACGACATGACGACCATTTCGGAGTTGACTCCGCATGCCATCTACACTATTCGGGTGCAAGCATTTACCTCAATGGGTGCCGGTCCCTTGTCCAATCCGGTACAAGTCAAAGCACAGCAAG GCGTTCCCTCGCAACCAAGCAACTTTCGGGCTACCGATGTCGGCGAAACAGCTGTCACCCTGCAATGGTCTCGGCCGACTCACTCGGGCGAGAACATCGTACACTACGAGCTGTACTGGAATGACACTTATGCAAACGAGCAGCATCATCA ACGAATTCCAAACACCGAGACCTACACGTTGAGCAGCTTGTATCCGGACACACTGTACTACTTCTGGCTGTCGGCACGATCCCAACGGGGCGAGGGTGCCACCACGCCTCCGATACCAGTACGAACCAAACAGTACG TACCCGGTGCACCGCCCCGTAATGTCACTGTCGAAGCGACAAGCCCAACCACTATCAACGTGTCCTGGCTGCCACCACCGGTCGAACGATCGAATGGGGCCATAGTTTATTATAAGGTGTTCTTCGTCGAAGTGGGGCGATCGGATAGCGAGGCCACGGTAACCACCCTCAACTCGACTAGCATCGTCCTGGACGAGCTAAAGCGTTGGACCGAGTACAAGATTTGGGTCCTCGCTGGTACCTCCGTTGGGGACGGACCCCGATCGTACCCGTACACGGTGCGCACTCATGAAGACG TACCTGGCGATCCGCAGGACGTTAAAGCTAGTCCGGTCAATTCGACCACTATTTATGTGACCTGGAAGCCCCCGAAggagaaaaatcgaaacgGTATCATCCGCGGCTATCACATACATGTGCAGGAAATGAAGGACGAG GGCAAGGGACTCTTGAACGAACCTATGAAGTTTGACGTAGTGGATGGGTTGGAGTATAACGTCACCGGACTTCAACCGGACACTAAGTACTCGGTTCAGGTGGCGGCACTCACGCGTAAGGGAGACGGGGATCGCAGTGCCCCGATATCCGTTAAAACACCGGGCGGTGTCCCGATCCGACCAACCGTTACCCTGAAGATCCTCGAGCGTGATCCAACTGTTTCGATCGAGCTGGAGTGGGAACGCCCGCGGCAAACCTACGGTGAGCTGCGAGGATATCGCGTTCGTTGGGGTGTACGCGAGCAAGCGCTCAACGAAGAAATCCTCCAGGGAACGCAACTGAACGTGAAGCGCATCAACGATCTGGAGCGAGGGGTAGAGTACGAGTTTCGTGTCGCGGGAATGAATCACATCGGCATCGGTCAGGAAGCGGTCAAACATCTGCAAACTCCGGAAGGCTCCCCGACTGGTCCACCGACTAACATTGCCGTCCGGTTCCAGACACCCGATGTAGTTTGCATTACCTGGGATCCACCGACCCGAGAGCATCGCAACGGACAAATCACCCGTTACGACGTTCAGTTTCACAAGAAGATTGACCATGGCCTTGGTACGGAACGGAATACCACCGTCCGGAAGGCGGTGTTTACGAACCTGGACGAGAGCACCGAGTACATAGTGCGTGTCCGAGCCTACACCAAGCAAGGAGCGGGGCCGTTCAGCGAAAAGCTCGTCATTGCGACGGAACGTGATATGGGGCGTGCTCCGTTCTCGGTGCAGGCCGTTGCAACCTCGGAGCAGACGGTAGAAGTTTGGTGGGAACCGGTTCCATCGAGAGGCAAATTGGTGGGATACAAAATTTTCTACACCATGACCGCCGTTGAGGATTTAGACGAGTGGCAGACGAAGGTGGTCGGCGTTACCGAGTCGGCCGATCTGATCAATCTGGAAAAGTTCGCCCAGTACGCAGTGGCTATTGCCGCCATGTACAAAACGGGGCTCGGAAAGCTGAGTGAGAAGGCGACGGTAAAGGTGAAACCCGAAGACGTTCCGTTGAACTTGCGGGCACACGATGTTAGCACGCACTCGATGACACTGAGCTGGGCTCCACCGATTCGGCTCAATCCGATTAACTACAAAATATCGTTCGATGCTGTGAAAGAGTTCGTCGATTCGCAAGGCATATCGCAGAAGCAGGTGTTACCGAGGAAGGAAATTGTGCTCAAAAGTCATGTCAAGTCGCACACCATCAGCGAGCTGTCACCCTTCACCACGTACTTCGTAAACGTCAGTGCAATCCCGACCGATTACACCTACAAGCCGCCGGCTAAAATCACGGTAACAACCCAGATGGCAGCTCCGCAACCGATGGTGCAGCCAGACTTCTACGGCGTCGTGAACGGTGAAGAGATACAGGTGATCTTACCACAAGCCTCCGAAGAATATGGTCCCATTTCGCACTACTACCTGATCGTGGTGCCGGAGGATAAGGCCAACTTGCACAAGATACCGGATCAGTTCCTGACCGAGGAGCTGCTTCCATCCCGTCCAAAGCTAGACCGACTCAACGCACCCTACATTGCGGCCATGTTCCTGCAGCGAAACATTCCCTACACCTTCCATCTGGGGTCGGGTGAAACGAATCACAATTTCACAAACAAGAAGCTTGAACGAGGAAAACGCTACCGAATTTTCGTTCGTGCCGTGGTCGATACGCCGCAGAAGCATCTGTACACTTCGAGCCCCTTTTCGGAGTTCCTCGCGCTGGACATGAAAGAAGCACCGACGGGCGAACCACCACATCGACCCAATCCAAACGTTCCTCAGGATCCGGAAATTTTAATTCGCGGTAAAAATGAGGAACCCGGCATGCTATGGGTTGTTGGACCGATCATTGCCGCTTTAGTTCTGTCCGCCTGCTTCCTGGTGGTGTACTTCGTGCGCCGTCGCCGACAGCCGTGCAAGGCCCCGGACCAGGCAGCCGTCACGCGACCACTGATGGCAGCCGATTTGGgcgccggacccgcaccgacAGACCCGGTGGATATGCGCCGTATCAACTTCCAAACACCCGGCATGATTAGCCACCCACCGATACCCATTTCCGAACTGACCAATCATGTCGAGCGGCTGAAGGCGAACGATAATCTTAAGTTCTCGCAGGAATATGAAAGCATCGAACCGGGACAACAGTTTACCTGGGACCACTCGAACATGGAGGTGAACAAACCGAAAAACCGCTACGCAAACGTCACTTCGTACGATCATTCGCGCGTGATCTTGCCTCCGATCGAAGGGGTGCCGGGGTCCGATTACATCAACGCGAACTACTGTGATGGCTATCGGAAGCATAATGCCTACGTGGCCACACAAGGTCCGCTGCAGGAAACGTTCGGCGACTTTTGGCGCATGTGCTGGGAGCTGAAATCATCGACGATCGTCATGATGACGCGGCTGGAGGAGCGATCGCGCATCAAGTGCGATATGTACTGGCCGGCCCGAGGCACCGAGGTGTACGGTGCCATGACGGTGACAATCACGGAAACTCAGGAACTGGCAACGTACTCCATCCGAACGTTCCAGATCTACCGCAACGGTAGCAACGAACGGCGCGAGATCAAGCAGCTGCAGTTCACGGCCTGGCCGGATCACGGTGTGCCCGACCATCCGGCACCATTCTTACAGTTCTTGCGCCGCACCAAGTCGCTCACTCCTTCCGAGTCGGGACCGATCATTGTGCACTGTTCGGCTGGCGTGGGCCGCACCGGTTGCTACATCGTGATCGATTCCATGCTGGAGCGCATGAAGTACGAAAAGACGATCGACATCTATGGGCACGTGACGTGTCTGCGAGCGCAGCGCAACTACATGGTACAGACGGAGGATCAGTACATCTTCATCCACGATGCGCTGCTGGAGGCCGTCATCTGTGGCAATACGGAGGTACCGGCTCGCAGCTTACACAATCACATCCAGAAGCTGATGCAAACGGACGCCGGCGAAAGCATTACCGGCATGGAGATGGAATTCAAGAAGCTGTCAAACGTCAAGGCCGATTCGACACGGTTCGTCACGGCTAATCTTCCCTGCAACAAGCACAAAAACCGTCTAGTTCACATTCTACCGTACGAATCGTCCCGTGTCTGTTTGACACCGATTCGCGGGGTCGAAGGAAGTGACTACATTAATGCCAGCCTGGTCGATGG CTACCGATATCGTAACGCTTACATTGCCGCCCAAGGACCTCTGCAGGAGACGGCAGAAGACTTCTGGCGAATGCTCTGGGAACACAACTCAACAATAGTGGTCATGCTAACAAAGTTGAAAGAAATGGGACGA GAAAAATGCTTCCAATACTGGCCTCACGAGCGTTCGGTGCGCTACCAGTGCTACGTGGTGGACCCGATCGCCGAGTACAACATGCCGCAGTACAAACTGAGAGAATTCAAGGTTACGGATGCTCGCGACGGGTCCTCGCGTACGGTGCGCCAGTTCCAGTTCATCGACTGGCCGGAACAGGGCGTGCCAAAGTCGGGCGAGGGCTTCATCGACTTCATCGGCCAGGTGCACAAAACGAAGGAACAGTTCGGCCAGGACGGACCGATTACGGTGCATTGCAGTGCGGGCGTGGGCCGTACCGGCGTCTTTATCACGCTCAGCATCGTGCTCGAGCGGATGCAGTACGAGGGCGTGCTGGACGTGTTCCAGACGGTGCGAATACTGCGCTCCCAGCGGCCAGCAATGGTGCAAACCGAG GATCAGTATCAGTTTTGCTATCGTGCTGCGCTGGAGTATCTAGGTTCGTTTGATCATTACGCGACCTAA